CGGTGGCCGATAACGTGATGATCAGCGGGGCCGGTGCGGATTACCTGTTTGGAAACAACGGTAATGATACGCTGATCGGTGGTGCCGGCGCAGACAAGTTAAGCGGTGGCGGTGGCAATGATACCTCCAGCTATCGTGACTCGACGTCAGCGGTTACTGTCAATCTGGCTACGGGTCTTGCGCAAGGTGGATTTGCACAAGAAGATACGTTTATCTCTATAGAAAGCCTGGAAGGTTCTGCATATAATGATACGCTGACCGGCAACAGAGAAAGCAATACACTGCGCGGCGGCGATGGCGGCGATGTATTGGACGGCGCGGCTGGCAGCGATACGGCGAGTTACCTGGATTCGACCAGTGCGGTTACAGTTAATCTCCAAACCCGCACGCTATCCGGCGGATATGCGAATGGAGATACCATCATCTCTATCGAAAATCTGGAAGGCTCAACCTATGCTGACAGCCTGACGGGAGACGATCAGGCCAACGTTTTGACCGGTCGAACGGGAGCGGACATCCTGGATGGCGGAGCCGGTTCCGATACGGCAAACTATAGCGACTCCACTGCAGGTGTAATCGTCAATCTCGTAACTGGCCAAACAGCCGGTGGCTCGGCAGAAGGCGACGTCCTCGTCTCGATAGAGAACGTCACGGGTTCCGGCGAAGCGGATTACCTGACGGGCAATGATGGTAGCAATGTGCTTTCAGGTGGAGAAGGCGATGACCATCTGATCGGTGGCGGCGGCGACGATCTGCTGAACGCAGGCAGCGGCGCGAACATTCTGGATGGCGGCGACGGCAGCGATACCGCAAGTTACGCTGACTCTTCCGTTGGTATCAGCGCAAGCCTCTCCGGGGACGCAGGCGTCGGCGGTTCGGCAGAAGGTGATGTGCTGATCTCCATAGAAGCGTTGGAAGGTTCCTTTTACGCCGACACTCTTTCGGGAAGCGGATATGCTGACGTTCTTAAGGGTGGCGAGGACGCTGATACGCTCTTTGGTCTTGAAGGTGACGATTCGCTTCATGGCGATGGCGGTGATGACGTCCTTTATGCGGACGCTGGCGATGACACGCTTGTCGGTGGTGAAGGCGACGATGCCCTCTACGGCGGTGAAGGCAGCGATGTGTTCGTGTACAGCTCAACCTATGGCAATGATGTGATTTTCGACTTCGACTCGTCGGCGGACACGATCGATCTGACCGACATGGGCTTTGCCACCGTCAGCGATGCCGCCGCCTATGCAACCGAGATCGAGGACGGCGTGCTGTTCACCTTCAGTAACCTGGATACGCTGACAGTACATGGCTTGAGCTATGCCAGCCTGACATCCAGCGACACATTGATGTAAAAATCGACGAGTGGCCGGGGTGCTTTCGCCCCGACCACTTGCCTCGGCGTCAATTTTGATTTCATTGGCCAATCATGCAGTCAAGACCTTTTCCAGCAGGGCAAGATCGACGATCTGCCACATGTCGTTTCTGGTCTTGATCTCTTTCAGCGTCCCATCCGCGTCCTGCCCGGGCCTATCAGGATTGATGATTGCCGTATAATCCAGCCCTTTCGCCTGACAAACTCTTGCATAGCAGGCATTGATGCAACTCGCCTGGAACAGTTCAATAACCCTGGTTTTGACGCCCGGCTGGCAATAAACGAGATTCGCCAAGCCTGCGCCATGCGGGGCAACAATGACCTCGGCATCGCGGAAAGCGACAACCTGTTCTTTCACGGAAAGCTCACCAGGTGTGATGATTTCAAACCCACGGCTTTCGAGCAACGCGCAGACAGCCTTTTCATTGACAACTCGGCGCACATCGCCCGCATCCAGGCGCGAGACATAGAGCTTGCGGCTGAACCGGCGCTCAATCGTGACATGCTGCGCAAGCGCCTCGAATTCAGCGATAACGGCTGGATGGGGGAGGTGGGCAAAGCCGCCGCCGGTCAGATTGCTCGTGATGCAGTCGTCTACATGCAGAAAATGGTGACTAGTCCATCTCAAGCAATTGCCCACTAAATCCGGTGAGCGAAAGGGCTTCATTCCTCCACCCATTCAGACGC
The nucleotide sequence above comes from Agrobacterium vitis. Encoded proteins:
- a CDS encoding glycosyltransferase family 61 protein — its product is MRWTSHHFLHVDDCITSNLTGGGFAHLPHPAVIAEFEALAQHVTIERRFSRKLYVSRLDAGDVRRVVNEKAVCALLESRGFEIITPGELSVKEQVVAFRDAEVIVAPHGAGLANLVYCQPGVKTRVIELFQASCINACYARVCQAKGLDYTAIINPDRPGQDADGTLKEIKTRNDMWQIVDLALLEKVLTA
- a CDS encoding calcium-binding protein, which produces MVYILGGSGNDTITGTSDYDNLSGGLGDDTINGGAGNDVLSGNGGNDAISGEDGSDSIRGGSGNDSLSGGDGVDTLYGEAGNDSLSGDAGNDVLNGGAGADILNGGDGTDTVNYTSSDAININLATGVASGGDAQGDTFVSIEVISASSQDDVLVGDDNDNIFKGGDGSDTIHGGDGDDTLAGGFDADVINGGNGSDTASFVDNMAVVVNLETGEMSGDAQGDVLIDIENLMGSYYDDTLTGDDGDNVIDGYYGWDLLDGGLGADTLKGGADGGAAVYTYSNEAVQINIDTGINTGGYAEGDVFEKILQVYGSAFNDTFTASKDARFAGGLGDDHYIVNNSSVYLIEQEGEGIDTVTTGLNSYSLTRNFENLTYTGTANFTGSGTVADNVMISGAGADYLFGNNGNDTLIGGAGADKLSGGGGNDTSSYRDSTSAVTVNLATGLAQGGFAQEDTFISIESLEGSAYNDTLTGNRESNTLRGGDGGDVLDGAAGSDTASYLDSTSAVTVNLQTRTLSGGYANGDTIISIENLEGSTYADSLTGDDQANVLTGRTGADILDGGAGSDTANYSDSTAGVIVNLVTGQTAGGSAEGDVLVSIENVTGSGEADYLTGNDGSNVLSGGEGDDHLIGGGGDDLLNAGSGANILDGGDGSDTASYADSSVGISASLSGDAGVGGSAEGDVLISIEALEGSFYADTLSGSGYADVLKGGEDADTLFGLEGDDSLHGDGGDDVLYADAGDDTLVGGEGDDALYGGEGSDVFVYSSTYGNDVIFDFDSSADTIDLTDMGFATVSDAAAYATEIEDGVLFTFSNLDTLTVHGLSYASLTSSDTLM